A stretch of the Asticcacaulis sp. ZE23SCel15 genome encodes the following:
- a CDS encoding TonB-dependent receptor, translating to MSHFTGASRAALIAALSISAVYAAPALAQSGKSFAIAAQPASKGVQVFAQQSGLQVLASASDLDGVRTNAVEGTLPVDQALERLISGTGLTIKSNDGKAIVLTRATAASAERVAGTAQATAEFADAPVEEVTVVGIRKSLRDAIGQKRASSGVAEFISAKEIGVLPDVTIAESLARLPGVNTSRDRGNDSQASIRGIGPRMVLGTVNGREVATSEPDRNVRWEIYPSEVVAGAAVYKSSEARLLSGGISGTVDLQTIRPLSYSGPEFVARGGGVYYDGGADFPGYDGLGWRASGSWVKKVNDQFAFVIGLTGQNQKNGYESFRGWGYNDNSIRPGNSTGPIVANGPKVPTPWGAGAEAKFLNSTRYSASFGAQYRPNENFELTYDLLYSKYKIQEDQNQAWYGGNNWGNWAGGNTGSYTNPVIIDGDLVGATTAYSEITAVVARYEEDKSLLVTGLNGKWTYDNWTVSADLSYSTAERSNLWRSVQMNAYPESMTWLLTEDPSITVTQQPDTLSYTPEFGEATPGRVKDELSAGQLDFKRDFSGDFWTNLMFGARYADRTKQEATGYGQYPAPVAGVTIAGSSLEAYKFKNFNIPVMLNGDFDSLLQTAYGANAVNPDPDGLRFNSEVSEKVWEAYAQANFETTFIDAPVSGNIGVRVVDVDSQSAGESRSGGGWFQDIVTGDWIEVPLEVTTATGGISYTKVLPSASAKIEIISGGFLKLGAARVISRAPMNELKANRSLSPVAPYTGSAGNPYLKPFEADQIDIAYEYYFRPDFLFAVSGYHKNVKNYVGYDQRSETIMGRPYVLTSPVNIDKGGYITGVEFTYQTPFDTFFDAPWMDKFGIYSNLALVNSNIKELVPTGNPLPMNGVADTTAILDLWYSDAKFEARLGAKYHSEYTAILGWDSTNLVRVLPETTLDFSAGYNVNDHISLRFQAGNLLDTPMKVYTDYKPNRVGDMSYYGRRFLFDVTYKY from the coding sequence ATGAGCCATTTCACAGGCGCCTCACGCGCGGCCCTGATCGCCGCCTTAAGCATCAGCGCCGTCTATGCCGCCCCCGCGCTTGCCCAATCGGGTAAATCCTTCGCTATCGCCGCCCAGCCAGCCTCCAAAGGCGTTCAGGTCTTTGCCCAACAATCCGGCCTTCAGGTGCTGGCCAGCGCCTCTGATCTTGACGGCGTGCGCACCAATGCGGTCGAAGGCACCCTGCCCGTCGATCAGGCGCTGGAGCGGCTGATCAGCGGCACGGGCCTTACTATCAAATCCAATGACGGCAAGGCGATTGTCCTGACCCGCGCCACGGCCGCCAGCGCCGAACGCGTGGCCGGAACCGCTCAGGCCACGGCTGAGTTTGCCGACGCGCCCGTCGAAGAAGTCACCGTCGTCGGCATCCGCAAATCCCTGCGCGACGCCATCGGCCAAAAACGCGCCAGTTCCGGGGTCGCAGAGTTCATCTCGGCCAAGGAAATCGGCGTCCTGCCTGACGTGACAATCGCTGAATCCCTCGCCCGTCTGCCGGGCGTCAACACCAGCCGTGATCGCGGCAATGACAGTCAGGCTTCGATCCGCGGGATTGGCCCGCGCATGGTCTTAGGCACGGTCAATGGCCGCGAAGTGGCGACATCTGAGCCCGACCGCAATGTCCGCTGGGAAATCTATCCGTCCGAAGTCGTGGCCGGTGCGGCGGTTTATAAATCCTCCGAAGCGCGCCTGTTGTCCGGCGGCATTTCCGGCACGGTCGATCTTCAGACCATCCGCCCGCTCAGCTATTCCGGGCCTGAGTTCGTCGCCCGTGGTGGTGGCGTCTATTATGACGGCGGGGCTGATTTTCCGGGCTATGACGGTCTGGGGTGGCGCGCGTCGGGGTCGTGGGTCAAAAAGGTCAATGACCAGTTCGCTTTTGTCATCGGTCTGACCGGCCAGAACCAGAAGAACGGGTACGAAAGCTTCCGGGGCTGGGGCTATAACGACAATTCCATCCGTCCCGGCAATTCGACCGGCCCGATCGTTGCGAACGGCCCGAAAGTGCCGACGCCGTGGGGTGCTGGTGCTGAGGCCAAGTTCCTCAATTCGACGCGCTACAGTGCCTCGTTTGGGGCGCAGTACCGCCCGAATGAAAACTTTGAGCTGACCTATGATCTCCTTTATTCCAAGTACAAGATTCAGGAAGACCAGAATCAGGCCTGGTACGGCGGCAACAACTGGGGCAACTGGGCCGGGGGCAACACCGGCAGCTATACCAATCCGGTAATCATCGACGGCGATCTGGTAGGTGCCACCACCGCCTACAGCGAAATCACCGCCGTCGTCGCCCGCTACGAAGAAGATAAGTCCCTGCTGGTCACCGGCCTGAATGGCAAGTGGACCTATGATAACTGGACGGTCTCGGCGGACCTGTCCTACTCCACCGCCGAACGCAGCAATCTGTGGCGCTCGGTGCAGATGAACGCCTATCCCGAAAGCATGACCTGGCTTCTGACCGAAGATCCGTCGATCACGGTCACACAGCAACCGGACACCTTAAGCTATACGCCGGAATTTGGCGAAGCCACCCCCGGCCGCGTCAAGGACGAACTGAGCGCCGGTCAGCTTGATTTCAAGCGCGATTTCAGCGGCGACTTCTGGACCAACCTCATGTTCGGCGCGCGCTATGCCGACCGCACCAAGCAGGAAGCCACTGGCTATGGTCAGTATCCGGCACCGGTTGCGGGCGTGACCATCGCCGGGTCATCGCTTGAGGCCTACAAGTTCAAGAACTTCAACATTCCGGTCATGCTGAACGGTGATTTCGACAGCCTGCTGCAAACGGCTTACGGTGCCAACGCCGTCAATCCCGATCCGGACGGTTTGCGCTTTAATTCCGAAGTCAGCGAAAAGGTCTGGGAAGCCTATGCGCAGGCGAATTTCGAGACGACCTTTATCGATGCCCCGGTCAGCGGCAATATCGGCGTGCGGGTGGTTGATGTCGATAGCCAGAGTGCGGGCGAATCCCGCTCCGGCGGCGGCTGGTTCCAGGATATTGTCACCGGTGACTGGATCGAGGTCCCTCTGGAAGTCACCACTGCCACCGGCGGCATCAGCTACACCAAGGTCCTGCCGTCAGCCTCAGCCAAGATCGAAATCATCAGCGGCGGCTTCCTCAAGCTGGGGGCGGCCCGTGTGATCTCGCGCGCCCCGATGAACGAGCTTAAGGCCAACCGCAGCCTGTCACCGGTAGCACCCTATACCGGCTCGGCAGGCAATCCGTACCTTAAGCCGTTCGAGGCCGATCAGATCGACATCGCCTATGAATACTATTTCCGTCCGGACTTTTTGTTTGCCGTGTCGGGCTACCATAAGAACGTCAAGAACTATGTCGGTTACGATCAGCGCTCTGAGACCATCATGGGCCGTCCCTATGTACTGACCTCGCCGGTCAATATCGATAAGGGCGGCTATATCACCGGCGTCGAATTCACCTATCAGACGCCGTTCGATACCTTCTTTGATGCGCCGTGGATGGATAAGTTCGGCATCTATTCTAACCTGGCTCTGGTCAATTCCAACATCAAGGAACTGGTCCCGACCGGCAATCCTCTGCCGATGAACGGCGTGGCAGACACCACCGCCATTCTGGACCTGTGGTATTCGGATGCGAAGTTCGAGGCCCGTCTGGGGGCCAAGTACCATTCCGAATATACCGCTATTCTGGGCTGGGATTCGACCAATCTGGTGCGCGTCCTGCCGGAAACCACGCTTGATTTCTCGGCTGGCTATAATGTCAATGACCACATATCCCTGCGGTTCCAGGCCGGTAATCTGCTCGATACGCCTATGAAGGTTTATACCGACTACAAGCCCAACCGCGTCGGTGACATGAGCTATTACGGGCGGCGCTTCCTGTTTGATGTGACCTATAAGTACTGA
- a CDS encoding FecR family protein: MPRPAPLTPQRQNRNMQVMPAIDDQASMFVAARASGHWNADKQAVLDRWLTEDTRHQGAFFRAEAAFAMLNRARVMGAGVRTEDIPSPLFEPEPLPQTAPRAASPTRRHLLKTGGLLAATATGAALMLPLWSGRARLETQVGELRKVPLKDRSVASVNTDSALDIALTPTRRDIKLVKGEVWFQVAKDPERPFVVAADTVRARAVGTAFGVRRFEAGAEVMVSEGVVEVWNTHAPETPVRIKAGDKVFVPYAPQTVPEPLRAEFAPDVIDRKLAWRDGQIALDNDSLSRAAAEFNRYNSRKIVIADPALNDEKLVGWFRADQPDTFARAVNVALNAPVTIDDERIVIGSFE; the protein is encoded by the coding sequence ATGCCCCGGCCCGCGCCGCTAACGCCCCAACGACAAAACCGGAACATGCAGGTTATGCCCGCCATTGATGATCAGGCATCCATGTTCGTCGCGGCCCGCGCCTCCGGTCACTGGAACGCGGACAAGCAAGCTGTGCTTGATCGCTGGCTGACCGAGGACACCCGCCATCAGGGGGCCTTTTTCCGGGCCGAAGCGGCCTTCGCCATGCTTAATCGCGCCCGCGTCATGGGTGCTGGTGTGCGTACGGAGGACATCCCGTCCCCCCTTTTTGAGCCGGAGCCCCTGCCGCAAACCGCCCCTCGCGCCGCATCACCGACCCGCCGCCATCTGCTGAAGACCGGCGGGTTGCTGGCCGCCACCGCCACGGGCGCCGCCCTGATGCTGCCGCTATGGTCAGGACGCGCACGGCTGGAGACCCAGGTCGGCGAACTGCGCAAGGTGCCGCTGAAAGACAGGAGCGTCGCCAGCGTCAATACCGACAGCGCGCTCGACATCGCCCTGACGCCAACACGGCGCGACATAAAACTGGTCAAGGGCGAAGTGTGGTTTCAGGTCGCCAAAGACCCTGAGCGGCCGTTTGTCGTCGCCGCCGATACGGTCCGCGCCCGCGCGGTGGGCACCGCTTTTGGGGTGCGACGCTTCGAGGCCGGCGCCGAAGTCATGGTCAGCGAAGGCGTGGTCGAGGTCTGGAACACACACGCGCCGGAAACCCCCGTGCGCATCAAAGCCGGGGATAAGGTGTTTGTGCCCTATGCGCCTCAGACCGTCCCTGAGCCTCTGCGCGCCGAGTTCGCACCCGATGTCATCGACCGGAAACTGGCCTGGCGCGACGGGCAGATCGCCCTTGATAATGATAGCCTCAGCCGCGCCGCCGCCGAGTTTAACCGCTACAACAGCCGCAAGATCGTCATCGCTGATCCGGCTTTGAATGATGAAAAACTGGTCGGCTGGTTCCGCGCCGATCAGCCCGACACCTTTGCCAGAGCCGTTAATGTCGCGTTGAACGCGCCGGTTACGATTGATGATGAGCGCATCGTCATCGGCAGCTTTGAATAA
- a CDS encoding RNA polymerase sigma factor: MSPHDERLAFIGTHILPHEAGLRQWLSRAGLTASERDDLVQEVYYRLLRQTSFAHITEPRAYLYRMARNLILEQVRKNRVVSITTVQNIDELGRADPSPSPEQAVSARRELSRVMAFIDGLPERCRAVFELRKVHGLSQAQTAARLGVSENIVEKETARGLSLILKQVAQGDADAPARAANAPTTKPEHAGYARH, from the coding sequence TCGGGACGCACATCCTGCCGCATGAGGCCGGACTGCGGCAGTGGTTGTCACGCGCGGGCCTTACGGCGTCTGAGCGCGACGATCTGGTGCAGGAGGTATATTACCGCCTGCTGCGCCAGACAAGCTTTGCCCATATCACAGAGCCGCGTGCCTATCTTTACCGGATGGCCCGCAATCTGATACTGGAACAGGTCAGGAAAAACCGCGTCGTGTCGATCACCACCGTGCAAAATATCGATGAGCTGGGCCGGGCCGATCCGTCCCCCTCACCGGAACAGGCCGTCTCGGCGCGGCGGGAGTTGTCGCGCGTCATGGCCTTTATCGACGGCCTGCCGGAGCGTTGCCGCGCCGTGTTTGAACTGCGTAAGGTTCACGGCCTGTCTCAGGCACAAACCGCGGCCCGTCTGGGGGTCAGCGAAAACATCGTGGAAAAAGAAACCGCCCGCGGCTTAAGCCTGATCCTCAAACAGGTCGCGCAAGGGGATGCTGATGCCCCGGCCCGCGCCGCTAACGCCCCAACGACAAAACCGGAACATGCAGGTTATGCCCGCCATTGA